In Oryza brachyantha chromosome 2, ObraRS2, whole genome shotgun sequence, a single window of DNA contains:
- the LOC102714157 gene encoding CTL-like protein DDB_G0274487: MAASPSSSYSGESGNPSPPAPPAAAAAAAVGAAAWPRRRCRDVFWLVVFLLHLLVFGGALAVTGLNRFGQADRFNIDRFTNLTAAPRFAGSPEPAQAPPPPSLEAEEVTPKSELTESYWPYYGAAGAVGSVLAWAWLAAAAGRKDGGRVVMRAAVHSLTAYLAVVSVLCFWGKHFFWGVAFAVGGALHFLYVMSVLDRFPFTMLVLQKAVRMVWELPDVMRIAYAFVLVMLCWMALWSFGVSGILAFHIPNGGQWWALLIFSVSLFWTGAVLSNTVHVIVSGMVFLVLIHGGQAAASMPPKPLLKSLQYAVTTSFGSICYGSLFTAAIRTLRWEIRGIRSKIGNNECLLCCVDFLFHIVETLVRFFNKYAYVQIAINGQSFNRSARDAWELFQSTGIEALVAYDCSGAVLLMSTILGGLITGTCTGVWTYFKQSDKAIMVGSTSMLMGMILVGVTVVVVESAVTSIYICYAEDPRLIQRWDPEFFDQMSEALHQRLQYRSARARQILNSRLDQLPNTSSI; encoded by the exons atggcggcgtcgccgtcgtcgtcgtactCTGGGGAGAGCGGGAACCCTAGccccccggcgccgcccgcggcggcggccgcggctgcggtgggggcggcggcgtggccgaggcggcggtgccgcGACGTGTTCTGGCTGGTGGTGTTCCTGCTCCACCTGCTCGTCTTCGGCGGGGCGCTCGCGGTCACCGGCCTCAACCGCTTCGGCCAGGCCGACCGCTTCAACATCGACCGCTTCACCAACCTCACCGCCGCCCCTCGCTTCGCCGGATCGCCGGAGCCCGCGcaggccccgccgccgccgtcgcttgagGCTGAGGAGGTCACCCCAAAGTCCGAGCTCACGGAGTCGTACTGGCCCTACTACGGCGCCGCGGGGGCGGTGGGGTCCGTCCTCGCGTGGGcgtggctggcggcggcggctgggaggAAAGACGGGGGTAGAGTGGTCATGAGGGCCGCCGTGCACAGCCTCACCGCGTACCTCGCTGTGGTCAGCGTGCTTTGCTTCTGGGGGAAGCACTTCTTCTGGGGCGTGGCGTTTGCCGTCGGCGGAGCGCTGCACTTTCTCTACGTCATGTCAGTACTTGATAG GTTCCCCTTCACAATGCTTGTCCTGCAGAAGGCAGTAAGAATGGTCTGGGAACTTCCTGATGTGATGAGGATAGCATATGCATTTGTGTTAGTCATGCTTTGTTGGATGGCATTATGGTCCTTTGGAGTGTCCGGCATTCTTGCTTTTCACATACCTAATGGTGGGCAATGGTGGGCGCTTTTG ATTTTCTCAGTCAGTTTGTTTTGGACTGGAGCTGTCCTTAGTAACACAGTCCATGTCATAGTATCAGGGATGGTTTTTCTTGTTCTCATTCATGGTGGCCAAGCTGCTGCATCGATGCCCCCAAAACCACTTCTAAAATCACTTCAGTACGCTGTAACAACTTCATTTGGAAGCATTTGCTATGGATCTCTTTTTACAGCTGCTATTAGGACTTTACGATGGGAG ATTCGAGGAATTCGGTCTAAAATAGGAAACAACGAATGCTTGCTGTGCTGTGTTGactttttgtttcatattgtgGAAACGCTTGTTCGCTTCTTCAACAAATATGCATATGTACAG aTAGCTATCAATGGCCAGAGTTTTAATCGCTCAGCTAGGGATGCTTGGGAGTTGTTTCAATCAACAGGCATTGAAGCACTTGTTGCTTATGACTGTTCAGGTGCTGTCCTTCTGATGAGCACCATTTTAGGTGGATTAATTACAGGAACGTGTACGGGTGTTTGGACATATTttaaacaaagtgataaagCTATTATGGTTGGATCAACCTCTATGCTGATGGGCATGATACTG GTCGGGGTAACTGTTGTAGTTGTTGAAAGTGCAGTTACATCAATATACATATGCTATGCTGAGGATCCCCGTTTAATTCAAAGATGGGATCCGGAATTTTTCGATCAAATGTCAGAAGCATTACACCAGAGACTGCAATACCGAAGTGCACGAGCTCGCCAAATACTGAACAGTCGGCTTGATCAGTTGCCAAATACCTCGAGTATCTGA
- the LOC102706074 gene encoding transmembrane protein 234 homolog has protein sequence MAIGSDAASMVAVGLVWGATNALMRRGALVWDRRLRSLAPSTTSSSSVAGALRRWAELLLTWQYSVPFAANLSASAAFFSLLGAAPISVAVPVTNATTFAATAVAAALLGEGTRAAPAAVGTALIVLGVWVCIS, from the coding sequence ATGGCCATCGGCAGCGACGCTGCGAGCATGGTGGCCGTCGGCCTCGTGTGGGGCGCCACCAACGCCCTGATgcgccgcggcgcgctcgTGTGGGACCGCCGGCTGCGCTCCCTGGccccctccaccacctcctcctcctccgtcgccggcgcgttgcggcggtgggcggAGCTCCTCCTGACGTGGCAGTACTCGGTGCCGTTCGCCGCCAACCTCTCGGCGTCCGCCGCCTTCTtcagcctcctcggcgccgccccgatctccgtcgccgtgcccgtcACCAAcgccaccaccttcgccgccaccgccgtcgccgccgcgctcctcggCGAGGgcacccgcgccgcgcccgccgcggtCGGCACCGCGCTCATCGTCCTCGGCGTCTGGGTCTGCATCTCCTAG